tattttggttctttttGTAGGCTTTATTATACAAGATTACAATTGGGCTCTCCTCCAAGAGATTTCTATGTACAAATAGACACTGGAAGTGATGTTTTGTGGGTTAGTTGTAGCTCCTGCAATGGCTGTCCTGTTAGCAGTGGACTTCACGTAAAGCTCActttttttcgtttttataACCATATTGTTTCATATTTCTATTTCcagtttcaagaattttatttaatgaaaaggaGAAAGGAGAGTAATTTGGTGGTACAGTGTTTTCATTATTGTTCCTTTGGTTCTCTTATTACAGATTCCACTCAATTTCTTTGATCCTGGAAGCTCACCAACAGCCTCATTGATATCTTGTTCAGACCAAAGATGTAGTCTTGGGCTTCAATCCTCAGATTCTGTGTGTGCTGCACAAAACAATCAATGTGGATACACCTTCCAGTACGGTGATGGCAGTGGCACATCAGGATATTATGTGTCGGATTTGTTGCATTTCGATACAATTCTTGGCGGGTCTGTGATGAATAATTCTTCAGCTCCTATCGTCTTCGGGTGAGCTATTATGGATCTGTCAAAATTAAGATGGTAGTTGTATGATATTCATTTGTCTGAACTCTGGAATTCATGGATTCTGATGGAGGATTATGAAACAGGTGTAGCACATTACAAACTGGGGACCTGACAAAGCCAGACAGAGCAGTTGATGGGATATTTGGGTTCGGACAACAGGACATGTCTGTTATCTCCCAACTAGCTTCACAGGGAATAACACCAAGAGTGTTCTCTCACTGCTTGAAAGGGGATGATGCTGGAGGTGGTATATTGGTTCTTGGAGAAATCGTGGAGCCGAACATAGTTTATACTCCACTTGTCCCATCACAGTATGTTTTCCTCCCTGTTTAATATCTTTAGATTTCCCTCACAGAGTGGCAGTCATTGTTTTATTCTTCTGGAGCCCTTCTCAATTGACTGTTGTATCTATGTGCTTATTCTAGTACTCTCTACTATATAGCTATGAAATCTGGTCTGACCTTCTGAGCTTATGTAGTTCAGAATCATTAGTGCTTGTCTCTCATTAGTTTGGCATGTAGCTTCTTTACTATATTATTTCAGCTGTTCTTTTGGATGTGATCCTCTTCTATTTTGTATTTGACTCACTGTTTCTAATGGTGCAAtctcataaaatatttatgtttgcTCATATTTTAATGTCGATCATTTAAAGATTTGGAAGTCATTTCTGTTTCTGGATTCAAGTGGTTTTGGTTGATAAAAATCTAAGCACTTGGTATTATCTTGAAAGCTAGGAGCAGATAAGCTCAAACTTCGCATGTCTCTAATAATCTGTTGCAGAATTGTGTTTAAGCTTGTCCCATCCTATTGAGTTTGATAATCTAGGCAATCTTTTCCTGTATGGTGATGCTTTTAGCCTTTTCTACTACCATGGAACTGAAAGTGATAAATTTTTCCAGTTTGGCTCAATGTGGTGATAAATATAACTTTGGACctcattttttgtttctaagGATAATTATCCGCCTTTaactaatatatggtaaatttGCAATAAGCAAAGAAtgtcaatttttaaataataaaattcaataacgtGGTTGGTATTTTAATCTATTGGTTCATTTGGAAATATGATCGGGGTGGAAAAAATATTCTTGTCATGAAATTACATAGATCAGCTTCTTCATTGACATGCCTTTTACTCACCATCCTAGACAAGCAAAATCATTTCAGTTCAACACTTTAATAGTTAGCTTTAAGTGGAACGTAGTGAAGCTTAAACCAGTAGTCAAAAAATCTtgcatgtcaaaaaatcatttcgAGCATGATACCATAattgtttaataactttgatgGTTTAGCTTTACTGATTGGTAAGATAACCTTGCCCCTCCTTGGTTGTTAATAAACTCTCGAATCTTTGGAGCATATAATTCCCTACTGCATCAAAAGTTTCCCTGACCACCTTTATATGTGAATTTTCAGGCCTCATTATAATTTGAACCTGCAGAGCATTTATGTCAATGGACAAGCTTTAGCCATTGATCCATCAGTTTTTGCGACATCAAGCAATCAAGGAACTATCATTGATTCTGGAACGACCTTGGCATATCTAACAGAAGCAGCCTATGATCCTTTTATCAGTGCTGTAAGTGCTCAAAGGAAATTTATATCAGCTAATAGATTGAACATTGTTAATGATCTTCATTAGCCACTTATTTAGAATGACATCCTTATAATGTTTTTCTTGCAAATTTATTGGGAATTTTGTTTAACTTTAGCAATGTTTGAATTATATAGTTGCTCTCTTGTGCAGATAACATCTAATGTTTCACCATCTGTAAGCCCATATCTTTCCAAGGGAAATCAATGTTATTTAACCTCTTCCAGGTTCATTTTCGAACTCCATTATCTTAGTTCACTTTCCATTTTGTATGTGGTGTCTTAACCCAGAACCATATGTTTGCTTTGTGCTCAGTATCAATGACGTATTTCCTCAAGTTAGTTTGAACTTCGCTGGTGGCTCTTCCATGATTTTAATTCCCCAGGACTATCTTATTCAGCAAAGCTCTATTGTGAGTTCCTTAAGCTTGATATTAGTAACTTTCTATTTTATCCTGTTAAAAATATGTCTAGATCTTCTTGATTTGCATCGAAGTTGCTGGTCAGTTTATTGATAACGGTTTTCCTTTAATTGAATATTCCCTTAATTTATAAATGGATACCTAGTCTTGATCATTTTCTGTTCCTGGCTTCTTTGTTTGCTTTCCTTCTGATTCTGATGCACAATAATGAACAAGGTTTAGTTGTTATTGTGCtcgaattttcttttatttattttccatcaATTTGAATACAACTTCAATGCCATCTTTGATCACTTGTTCTTCCATGGCTATGCTGCACTATTCACAGTCCCAACTTCCATCTATTAGCCTTGGTTTCTGCTGAGAACTGAAAACACATCAATAGATTCTATAAGGATTCTTGACGATTGAATGTGGTTCCTTTCCAAATTGGTCCAGTAATTTGGAATTTTGGTCTGGCATCCCTATACTCTAACCAGTACGATTGAATCGGTGTTGCAGAATGGTGCTGCATTGTGGTGCGTTGGCTTCCAGAAAATTCAGGGTCAAGCGATAACAATCTTGGGAGGTATTGACACTGaacaatcttctttttttcttttaattccctggaattattttcttgtaaagATCATATGAGGTTATATATCAATTATCCAAAGGTATAGAAATcttaacaaattcaaaatttcatttatcAGGGAAAGAAAGCCCAAGTTTTCATTTTACTTTGTGGTTTAACTTTTAAAGAGCAACTGTACTTCTGCTTTGGTCTAAGCAACACAGCCTTGTGAAAATGTGCATGAGGCCGTAGTTTCTATTATCTGCTGATGTTTAACCGTAAGCATTTCCATGATACTGTGGCTGTACAACAACAGAAAATACATTATCTATAAAACATTTAGCGTTCCTCTTGCTTTTGCAGAACCAAACATTAGAATCTCCGTACATATCAATGTTACAAAATCATCATTTCAGCATTTTTCTatgatcttttcttttaatttcacctaGAGTTGCTAACATTACCAGCTTCATATCTGCTCATTCctatttgttgctttttagttcAATTGTATTgccatttaaaaatacaaggaaattgattaaaatttcaCCTCAAAAGGGAGAAAATTCTTTATGATTATCCTTTTCTTATTTGTGACATGTTTCATAATCATGCCATTTATCATGAATTTTAGCTTAtcattcagttttatttttatttttactaaagcAGCGAGTATATGCTCCTGGTCAGCCCTTTCTCATTCATATCCAACCAAAAATTTGTTTGTGCTCCTCTGCtgatgtttttttctaaacataatCGCTTCAAAACTCCATGCATGGTGCTCAATGAAACACGTAATACTCTGCTCTGATTAGCACTCTTCAGCCTCCATTTATCTTTATGTTCTAGATAATTTCCGCTACCAAGTCCAGGTACAGGTTGCAATGGTCTAGCTAGCAGCCACCTaccctatttctttttttatgctaCCTTGTTGGACCTTCTTTTTTTCGTCTTTCTTCCTTTATTTGAATAATCAGTAATCTTTTGCCTACGAACAACATTTgctgttgtcttttttttgcAGATCTTGTTCTAAAAGACAAAATCTTTGTTTATGATATTGCTGGTCAACGGATTGGATGGGCTAATTATGACTGTAAGTTGTGATTTTCTGTAATCGGCATTAGCATTGCGTGTGATTAAAATCATTTAGTTATTTAAATCAAGAATATAAACACAGAAGAGATTCTTGCAAGAGGGTAATTTATGAAGCAAGTGTTGgcaaaataaatagattttctCCCTTGAGAAAAGTTGTCAGAACTCATTCAATATGCTACAACAACGAAGTAGGATATGATTCTCTTTagtttgcaaatttatttaagattagACCTGCTCCTTATCTCCATTCCTTGTCTGTGAATTATCATGTTAGGCTCAATGTCAGTAAACGTGTCTACTGCCACGAATACCGGCAAAAGCGAATACGTCAATCCGGGGACCCTGATCAATAACGGTTCGCCGAAGAACATGCCTCGCAAACTGATACCATTGACTACGATACCATTCCTTCTGCACGTACTATTGCTCAGCTGTTACTTGTTTTTGTAGCACACCCTGCAACGCATCTGGAACTTTGCTTCACTTTAATGCGCTCTTTCTGGTCTATATTTGAAGCAACCGGCAGGGCCATGCAGTATTACTGCTTTGGTTGCATCCAGTTGCTGCCTGGTGTGCAACTGATTTGTGAGTGCCTTTTCTTCTGAACATACTTCGTCGCCGGCCGTGTACACTGATATACTTTCATGATTCATCCATTATCGCTCTGGCTCTATTGCAAGCGCTGTAAATTTACCTTCATATAGGATTTCTGATCTAACAGCagaattaatatatacaaaatGTTTCAGTTTGGTTACTTTTTCAATGTTTTCTGTAGTTTGTATCCATAAACAACTTGTGAGCTAAAAGTAACACCTTAGTGGTTTGTGACATAATTTACTTGGGACTCTTTTGGTCCAAGCATTTTTAATAGAGTAATGTGTGTCATCTGCTTCGTTAGATAGTATTAGGTATccaatgaattattattttttaaatgatcaagacaagaaagtaaattaaaataaaaaccaacggGTTTTTGACATGTTTTACTTAGGTCATGGGTCAACTTGTTCTTAAACTCAAACCTGACCTATCAATTTGATTGACACGTGGTGACTTGACTCAGGGGTTGACTATGGATAAGGTTCGTGTCATGGGTCTAAATAATTAACTTGGATTTATTTTTCGGGtcaataatagaataaaaataattataattataattctagaACTCAATTTAGGGATTCATCTGAGATAAAGCCTAAGTCATGAGTCTAGTTGACTATTAACTTgagtcaacataaaaataaaaaaagttattattatatttttaaaattcgaCTTAGAGATTGACTTGAGGTAAAGTCCAAGTCAAAAGTTAGGAAggttaatataaggataaaaatgacTATTATCATAGTTTCAAAACTCGACTAGAGAATTAATCCGGAGTGAGTCATAGTTCAGGATGGTCAACCCGAGTTTACCCGagtcaagataaaaaaaaccacactCGGAATCAACTTGAGAAAAGACTCGGGTCACATGTCGAAAGGATCAACCTGAGatgatctaatttttaaaaaaaaaaaattcaaaaactctaaaaaagaattcaaaaaaggatggattttattataatttaggttattataatattattaattttaatatttaatataaactaaaatgaaaaaaataacaactaattagttttttaaaaaaatatgtaagttTGATAATAGTAtatattaaggataaaataaacttttatatattttaccgTAACCTTATATTTGAATATCTTTTTTACATCTTGATTTAGTAAACAATATACTTTATAATATATACTTCAAACattgaacaagataagaatattAATGTCATTAcaatatgttgttttattttatttaatatttgttcaTTGATAAATTATCAAGTTAAATTCAATGAACACCAAACACAAGAATTGACAATTATTTATTCAGTCTAGTCTTGTCTATTCAAATCATTATTTTCCAATATACCAAATGCTACTTTAtagaatttatgtatttttatttatttttttcttttacaaaattatttaaatattgtatgtTGACATGCAAGTTAAAAGAACCACTTTTATTCACACTTGTGACGAGGAAGATTGGATGCAAAGAGATGAGAGATGGAGATGATTGGTTAGCACGTCTAAGCATTTAGATGTTCATTGGATTGTGTTTAGTTAGTGTTTCatatcaaaagaatataaatatattttattaaagaaaaaaagagaaaagaatgtaaaaataaatatctctaaaaataattttagaattaagcttttactttcaaaacaagaacaaaaggaTATGATATAAACCTTTCTGATAAAAACCCATGAACCaccacacaagaaaaaaaacaa
This genomic interval from Populus alba chromosome 1, ASM523922v2, whole genome shotgun sequence contains the following:
- the LOC118046933 gene encoding aspartic proteinase 36, with the protein product MGLLFPAGILIAVVVFHATVVLSSFPATLHLERGVPASHKLKLSQLKERDRVRHSRMLQSSGGGVVDFPVQGTFDPFLVGLYYTRLQLGSPPRDFYVQIDTGSDVLWVSCSSCNGCPVSSGLHIPLNFFDPGSSPTASLISCSDQRCSLGLQSSDSVCAAQNNQCGYTFQYGDGSGTSGYYVSDLLHFDTILGGSVMNNSSAPIVFGCSTLQTGDLTKPDRAVDGIFGFGQQDMSVISQLASQGITPRVFSHCLKGDDAGGGILVLGEIVEPNIVYTPLVPSQPHYNLNLQSIYVNGQALAIDPSVFATSSNQGTIIDSGTTLAYLTEAAYDPFISAITSNVSPSVSPYLSKGNQCYLTSSSINDVFPQVSLNFAGGSSMILIPQDYLIQQSSINGAALWCVGFQKIQGQAITILGDLVLKDKIFVYDIAGQRIGWANYDCSMSVNVSTATNTGKSEYVNPGTLINNGSPKNMPRKLIPLTTIPFLLHVLLLSCYLFL